One window of the Streptomyces asoensis genome contains the following:
- a CDS encoding NUDIX hydrolase: MTSPVPAASDRVAPRAAPSAAPYAASRHAVWLGAAAIVTDQVGRVLLVHPTYRKDDRWLLPGGVAEPGEHPHVTCRREITEELGLADLPLSGVLAVHSLSSHHPDIQPGMPCPGEIRYVFDGGTLTPDQVEAIRLPREELSEFAFLETRDAVQRLRPLDGQIMLAAYRARLGNTATVHLADGRHILDVPALDRYDVHVRYRPLWDSPLNRSPVPERFPVQQAWAWCFVPDGRVVLVADPGPRGALPMLPGGTVEKADTTPEDTLHREAVEEAQLTLTDPVRLGWVLDETGEVYGGVGPNARLRLAARVTEIGPAAVDPATGHPFARLLATPAQAAALLGWGPPGARQALLAAETARQRWGFPTAGRTVIEEVPAEGMRLS, translated from the coding sequence ATGACCTCTCCCGTCCCCGCCGCTTCGGATCGCGTCGCACCACGTGCCGCCCCGTCCGCAGCGCCGTACGCCGCGTCCCGGCACGCGGTGTGGCTCGGCGCTGCCGCGATCGTCACCGACCAGGTCGGCCGAGTCCTGCTGGTGCACCCCACCTACCGCAAGGACGACCGGTGGCTGCTGCCCGGAGGCGTCGCCGAACCCGGCGAACACCCGCACGTCACCTGCCGACGCGAGATCACCGAGGAACTGGGCCTGGCAGACCTGCCCCTGTCGGGCGTTCTCGCCGTGCACTCCCTCTCGTCGCACCACCCCGACATCCAGCCCGGCATGCCCTGCCCCGGAGAGATCCGCTACGTCTTCGACGGCGGAACCCTCACGCCCGACCAGGTGGAGGCTATCCGCCTGCCGCGCGAGGAGCTGTCCGAGTTCGCCTTCCTGGAGACCCGGGACGCGGTGCAGCGGCTGCGCCCCTTAGACGGGCAGATCATGCTCGCCGCCTACCGTGCCCGGCTCGGGAACACCGCCACCGTCCACCTCGCCGACGGCCGGCACATCCTCGACGTCCCGGCGCTGGATCGCTATGACGTCCACGTCCGCTACCGCCCCTTGTGGGACAGCCCCCTCAACCGCAGCCCCGTCCCCGAGCGGTTCCCCGTGCAGCAAGCCTGGGCATGGTGCTTCGTCCCCGACGGCCGGGTCGTCCTCGTGGCCGACCCCGGCCCCCGGGGCGCGCTGCCCATGCTGCCCGGCGGCACCGTGGAGAAGGCCGACACGACGCCCGAGGACACCCTCCACCGCGAAGCCGTGGAGGAAGCCCAACTCACCCTCACCGACCCGGTGCGACTGGGCTGGGTGCTCGACGAGACCGGCGAGGTCTACGGCGGAGTGGGGCCCAACGCCCGACTCCGCCTGGCCGCCCGGGTCACCGAAATCGGACCGGCGGCCGTCGACCCCGCCACCGGCCACCCCTTCGCACGCCTGCTCGCCACCCCAGCCCAGGCAGCCGCCCTGCTGGGATGGGGCCCGCCAGGAGCGCGGCAAGCCCTGCTCGCCGCCGAAACAGCCCGGCAACGGTGGGGCTTTCCCACCGCGGGACGCACCGTCATCGAGGAAGTCCCTGCGGAGGGGATGCGGCTGAGCTGA
- a CDS encoding NUDIX domain-containing protein — translation MTSPSLREKLLKLTPAVEPEAANASALIYNDRGEYLLHLRDYFPVQIWEPGMWSLLGGGREPQDATLEHTVRRELDEEAVLHIADLTPFGIEEATDDAGTTVPIAIYAGRWNGDPRELHLTEGVMLAWFAPLRTPPFAHRAHHQRPRTPPRRPVGTSCTGSRSGAAANDERQPASPHGTVLDVIGVSRAGQAISDARTKPLA, via the coding sequence GTGACCTCCCCCTCCCTGCGGGAGAAGCTGCTCAAGCTCACGCCCGCCGTCGAACCCGAGGCCGCCAACGCCTCCGCCCTGATCTACAACGACCGCGGCGAGTATCTGCTCCACCTGCGCGACTACTTCCCCGTCCAGATCTGGGAGCCGGGCATGTGGTCACTGCTGGGCGGCGGCCGCGAGCCCCAGGACGCCACGCTGGAACACACCGTGCGGCGCGAACTGGACGAGGAAGCCGTCCTCCACATCGCCGACCTGACCCCGTTCGGCATCGAGGAAGCAACCGATGATGCCGGCACGACCGTTCCCATTGCCATCTACGCCGGCCGCTGGAACGGCGATCCCCGCGAACTACACCTGACGGAAGGGGTGATGCTGGCCTGGTTCGCCCCCCTCCGAACTCCACCGTTTGCGCATCGCGCCCACCACCAGCGACCTCGTACGCCGCCACGCCGCCCGGTCGGCACATCCTGCACCGGGTCCCGGAGCGGGGCCGCAGCGAACGATGAGCGCCAACCGGCTTCCCCGCACGGCACGGTCCTCGACGTCATCGGCGTCTCACGTGCTGGACAGGCCATTTCGGACGCCCGAACAAAACCCCTTGCCTAA
- a CDS encoding ArsR/SmtB family transcription factor, translating into MPTDDVPETLHVTTDEQLRAVSNLTRHRIMAVLRFEPATITQIAERVGLAKGSSSYHVRLLERAGLVKVVRTRKVRGVTERYYAMAARAIVLPDPGEGGPDVLMRHAVADLEAAPADGERHVRMAHLRLTEEQFAELGARLEALADEYRELSDPSLPDASLVFALFHPTPREQAEGGAK; encoded by the coding sequence GTGCCTACCGATGATGTTCCCGAGACGCTCCACGTCACCACGGACGAGCAGCTGCGCGCCGTCTCCAATCTCACGCGGCACCGGATCATGGCCGTGCTCCGCTTCGAGCCCGCGACGATCACGCAGATCGCCGAGCGGGTGGGCCTTGCGAAGGGGAGTTCCAGCTATCACGTGCGGCTGCTGGAGCGGGCCGGCCTGGTGAAGGTGGTACGGACACGGAAGGTGCGGGGGGTCACCGAGCGGTACTACGCGATGGCCGCGCGGGCGATCGTGCTGCCGGATCCGGGCGAGGGAGGGCCGGATGTGCTGATGCGGCATGCGGTGGCGGACCTGGAGGCAGCGCCGGCGGACGGCGAGCGGCACGTGCGGATGGCGCATCTGCGGCTCACCGAGGAGCAGTTCGCCGAGCTGGGGGCGCGGCTGGAGGCTCTGGCGGACGAGTACCGGGAGCTGTCCGATCCGTCGCTGCCGGACGCGTCACTCGTCTTCGCACTGTTCCACCCGACACCGCGCGAGCAGGCCGAGGGGGGCGCCAAGTGA
- a CDS encoding MFS transporter, whose translation MPTGFGRLWTAQTVSSLGDGVSHAALPLLALTLTRDPMALAVVTAAGTLPWLLFGVLGGALVDRWDHRRTMWVADTARAVLLAIPAAAAVLDVLSIPLLAAVAFLLGLGGLFFDTAATAYLPDLLGRDPALLERANSRLRGAQTAMSGFAGPPTGSALLALGRALPLLADAVSFALSALLVRSLPAAPRPVPQARESLLRQARAGASHVFRDQLLLGLALRPAVGNIAFLAVETVLALFAHDRLGIDTYGFGLLLTAEATGGLLGAGIASFLGRRLGTGTALTCTAAVEGLAILGLAAARNPYVAGLALAVCGAGMGATMVLGPSLRQAIVPAHLMGRVASTSRMLAMCAAPFGAFLGGWLATTYDVRTPLYTAAGLLLTMTAVTSTMTSNRRVEAALRAAAPADDPDHPESRDSVQEHAI comes from the coding sequence TTGCCGACCGGGTTCGGACGGCTGTGGACTGCGCAGACGGTGTCCTCGCTCGGTGACGGGGTGTCGCATGCCGCGCTGCCGCTGCTCGCGTTGACGTTGACGCGGGATCCGATGGCGCTCGCCGTCGTCACGGCCGCGGGGACGCTGCCGTGGCTGCTCTTCGGGGTGCTCGGCGGTGCGCTCGTGGACCGCTGGGACCACCGGCGCACGATGTGGGTCGCGGACACGGCTCGCGCGGTGCTGCTCGCGATACCGGCGGCAGCGGCCGTGCTCGACGTGCTGAGCATTCCGCTGCTCGCGGCCGTCGCCTTCCTGCTCGGCCTCGGCGGGCTGTTCTTCGACACGGCCGCCACGGCCTACCTGCCGGATCTTCTCGGCCGCGACCCGGCGCTCCTGGAGCGCGCCAACTCCCGCCTGCGCGGCGCCCAGACCGCCATGTCCGGTTTCGCGGGACCGCCGACGGGCAGTGCGCTGCTCGCGCTCGGGCGGGCGCTTCCGCTGCTCGCCGACGCGGTGTCGTTCGCGCTCTCCGCACTGCTCGTACGGTCGCTGCCTGCCGCACCCCGGCCCGTACCGCAGGCCCGTGAGTCGCTGCTACGGCAGGCGCGGGCCGGCGCCTCACACGTATTCCGGGATCAGTTGCTGCTCGGGCTCGCGCTCCGCCCGGCGGTCGGGAACATCGCCTTCCTCGCCGTGGAGACCGTCCTCGCCCTCTTCGCGCACGACCGCCTCGGCATCGACACCTACGGCTTCGGCCTGCTCCTCACGGCGGAGGCCACCGGCGGCCTGCTCGGCGCGGGCATCGCCTCCTTCCTCGGCCGACGACTCGGCACCGGCACCGCACTGACCTGCACAGCCGCCGTCGAGGGACTCGCCATCCTGGGCCTTGCCGCCGCCCGGAACCCGTACGTCGCCGGCCTCGCACTCGCCGTCTGCGGAGCGGGCATGGGCGCCACGATGGTGCTCGGCCCCTCGCTGCGGCAGGCGATCGTCCCGGCCCACCTGATGGGCCGGGTCGCCTCCACCTCCCGCATGCTCGCCATGTGCGCCGCCCCGTTCGGCGCCTTCCTCGGCGGCTGGCTGGCCACCACCTACGACGTACGCACCCCGCTCTACACCGCCGCCGGCCTCCTCCTCACCATGACCGCCGTCACGTCGACCATGACCAGCAACCGCCGGGTCGAGGCGGCGCTGCGTGCCGCCGCCCCGGCCGATGATCCAGATCACCCGGAATCCCGGGATTCCGTTCAGGAGCATGCCATTTAG
- a CDS encoding MarR family winged helix-turn-helix transcriptional regulator: MIRAEAADMPDDGALKTPDRLSRRASRLLSQLTMRSDRLITEGLARADARKWHYAVLASLQEHGPASQAELSRRSGIYRSDMVGVLNELAERDLVERAPDPDDRRRNIITISARGRRHLRRLDKVLDDLHDELLAPLSPAERDQFVQSLTRLLDHHTRTS, from the coding sequence ATGATCAGAGCCGAAGCCGCGGATATGCCCGACGACGGCGCGCTCAAGACGCCCGACAGGCTGAGTCGGCGGGCGAGCCGACTGTTGTCGCAGCTGACCATGCGGTCGGACCGGCTGATCACTGAGGGGCTAGCCCGGGCCGATGCCCGCAAGTGGCACTACGCCGTGCTCGCCTCACTGCAAGAGCACGGGCCGGCCAGCCAGGCGGAGCTGAGCAGACGCTCCGGCATCTACCGCAGCGACATGGTCGGCGTGCTCAACGAACTGGCCGAGCGTGACCTCGTCGAGCGGGCGCCGGATCCCGATGACCGGCGCCGCAACATCATCACGATCTCCGCCCGAGGCCGCCGTCACCTACGCCGCCTCGACAAGGTCCTGGACGACCTCCACGACGAACTGCTCGCACCGCTGAGTCCGGCCGAACGCGACCAGTTCGTGCAGTCGCTCACCCGCTTGCTGGACCACCACACCCGGACCTCCTGA
- a CDS encoding ester cyclase translates to MTTTTDQNVTLLRTAYQCVERGDLDAATELMAEDFIANVPGSPEPLHGREIWRFGTQAMLDAFPDLKIDVQDIFGAGDKVTVLVNFQGTHLGAFQQFEATGRTVAYRSVEVYRIEGDKIAEEWVAPDMISLMQQIAPTTTGH, encoded by the coding sequence ATGACCACCACCACCGACCAGAACGTGACTCTGCTGCGCACGGCGTACCAGTGCGTGGAGCGCGGCGACCTCGACGCGGCGACGGAGCTGATGGCGGAGGACTTCATCGCCAACGTCCCCGGCAGCCCCGAGCCCCTGCACGGCCGGGAGATCTGGCGCTTCGGCACCCAGGCCATGCTGGACGCCTTCCCGGACCTGAAGATCGACGTCCAGGACATCTTCGGCGCCGGCGACAAGGTCACGGTGCTGGTCAACTTCCAGGGAACCCACCTGGGAGCATTCCAGCAGTTCGAGGCGACCGGCCGGACGGTCGCCTACCGCAGCGTCGAGGTGTACCGCATCGAAGGAGACAAGATCGCCGAAGAGTGGGTCGCCCCGGACATGATCAGCCTCATGCAGCAGATCGCGCCCACCACGACCGGTCACTGA
- a CDS encoding TetR/AcrR family transcriptional regulator has protein sequence MAKSSAPSRERIVAGAADLISRRGLNAASIRDLAKHARAPLGSTYHYFPEGKQQLATEAVRYAGGAVAGILRKELDAGPVAGLRAFLALWRGIVVDSDFRAGCPVLAVSVEEPPADEIPPALVAAAEAFEGWERLLAESLEEHGVARDQAEGLAALIVASVEGATAMCRAKRGAQPLDRIAQQLEALIVGAIDRPA, from the coding sequence TTGGCCAAATCCAGCGCGCCGTCGCGTGAGCGCATCGTGGCCGGTGCGGCCGACCTGATCAGCAGGCGCGGTCTGAACGCCGCGAGCATCCGGGACCTGGCCAAACACGCCAGGGCGCCGCTCGGATCGACCTACCACTACTTCCCCGAGGGCAAGCAGCAGTTGGCCACCGAGGCCGTGCGGTACGCGGGCGGGGCGGTCGCTGGCATCCTGCGCAAGGAACTCGACGCGGGTCCGGTCGCCGGTCTGCGCGCCTTCCTTGCCCTGTGGCGCGGCATCGTCGTCGACAGTGACTTCCGGGCCGGATGCCCCGTGCTGGCCGTCTCCGTCGAGGAACCGCCGGCCGACGAGATCCCGCCCGCCCTCGTCGCCGCCGCCGAGGCGTTCGAGGGCTGGGAGCGGCTGCTCGCCGAGTCGCTGGAGGAGCACGGAGTGGCCCGCGACCAGGCCGAGGGTCTCGCGGCCCTCATCGTGGCATCGGTCGAGGGCGCGACCGCCATGTGCCGCGCCAAGCGCGGCGCGCAGCCCCTGGATCGGATCGCGCAGCAGCTCGAAGCGCTGATCGTCGGGGCTATCGACCGTCCGGCTTGA
- a CDS encoding tautomerase family protein — MPMIRLTVPPGSLTEEGRKTVQRDLAAVLLRWEGAPDTAFFRAQAWSYLVELPEGAQTTAEDDAPRFLVEVTVPQGALSERRKAGLVEGATKTVLAAAGLAPDDALCVWVLVHEQPDGTWGAGASVIRYADLVALAKGQQADA, encoded by the coding sequence ATGCCGATGATCCGGCTCACCGTCCCGCCCGGTTCCCTCACCGAGGAGGGGCGTAAGACCGTCCAGCGCGACCTGGCCGCCGTCCTGCTGCGCTGGGAGGGGGCGCCCGACACCGCGTTCTTCCGTGCCCAGGCGTGGAGTTACCTGGTCGAGCTGCCCGAAGGGGCGCAGACCACCGCCGAGGACGACGCGCCCCGCTTCCTGGTGGAAGTCACCGTCCCGCAGGGCGCCCTGTCCGAGCGCCGCAAGGCGGGCCTGGTCGAGGGCGCGACGAAGACCGTGCTGGCCGCCGCCGGACTCGCACCGGACGACGCGCTGTGTGTGTGGGTGCTGGTGCACGAGCAGCCGGACGGCACCTGGGGTGCCGGAGCCTCCGTCATCCGCTACGCCGACCTCGTCGCCCTCGCGAAGGGACAGCAGGCCGATGCGTGA
- a CDS encoding zinc-dependent alcohol dehydrogenase codes for MRELTYVARRTVEWREAPDPKLRSDQEAIVAPVAATSCDVDSAILAGHGFIDPPFALGHECVARVVETGDDVTAVAPGDLVVVPWSINCGACDHCRSGLTAHCTAVPHMAMYGAPIGGSWGGLFSDLVRVPYADAMLVPLPAGLDPVAMASASDNWSLSWRLVAPHLKARPRARVLVVARGSIGLYVCDIARALGASDVLYVDPDPRHREIARGYGAATAETLEPVRHGFDIAVEATGRVDQLALAVRSVAPEGICESAGNHFRPGELPLLDMYLTGVTLRVARDNVRNHIPDALELARSGQVDPARVVSHVLDWDQLPDALPEKHLKPVFVRAEG; via the coding sequence ATGCGTGAACTGACCTACGTCGCCCGGCGCACCGTCGAGTGGCGCGAGGCGCCCGACCCCAAGCTCCGGTCCGACCAGGAGGCGATCGTCGCCCCGGTGGCCGCCACCTCCTGCGACGTCGACTCCGCGATCCTTGCCGGACACGGCTTCATCGACCCGCCCTTCGCCCTCGGTCACGAGTGCGTGGCCCGGGTCGTCGAGACCGGCGACGACGTGACCGCGGTAGCCCCCGGCGACCTGGTGGTCGTCCCCTGGTCCATCAACTGCGGCGCCTGCGACCACTGCCGCTCCGGACTCACCGCGCATTGCACGGCCGTACCGCACATGGCCATGTACGGCGCACCGATCGGCGGCAGTTGGGGCGGTCTCTTCTCCGACCTGGTCCGGGTACCGTACGCCGACGCCATGCTCGTCCCCCTGCCCGCCGGCCTCGACCCGGTCGCCATGGCCTCGGCGAGCGACAACTGGTCCCTGTCCTGGCGCCTGGTCGCCCCGCACCTCAAGGCCAGGCCGCGCGCCCGTGTCCTGGTCGTCGCCCGCGGCAGCATCGGCCTGTACGTGTGCGACATCGCCCGCGCACTCGGCGCCTCCGACGTCCTGTACGTCGACCCCGACCCCCGGCACCGTGAGATCGCCCGCGGCTACGGCGCCGCCACCGCCGAGACGCTCGAACCCGTCCGGCACGGCTTCGACATCGCCGTCGAGGCCACCGGCCGTGTCGACCAACTCGCCCTCGCCGTCAGGTCCGTCGCCCCGGAAGGCATCTGCGAGTCCGCGGGCAACCACTTCCGCCCCGGCGAGCTACCTCTCCTCGACATGTACCTCACCGGCGTCACTCTCCGCGTCGCCCGCGACAACGTCCGCAACCACATCCCGGACGCCCTCGAACTCGCCCGCTCCGGCCAGGTCGATCCCGCACGCGTCGTCTCCCACGTCCTCGACTGGGATCAACTCCCCGACGCCCTACCGGAGAAGCACCTCAAGCCCGTGTTCGTCCGCGCCGAGGGCTGA
- a CDS encoding Type 1 glutamine amidotransferase-like domain-containing protein: MKLLLTASGLRNATLRDALRDLLGKPFESANIVYVPTASVAEPGDHGWVVANMSRLHDLGWREFDILELNGLPRQMVLDRLLHADVIYVEGGSHYHLARSITGNGLAEGFLEVLERRVYVGVSAGSMIFSRNLTEHSADVIGDAADLHVLGATTVESPFGFFDWYLKPHLYSPDFPERDDAWADRVVERADFPIYFIDDDTAIRVSDDKVDVISEGRWRFHS, translated from the coding sequence GTGAAGCTTCTGTTGACGGCGAGCGGCCTGCGTAACGCGACGCTGCGGGATGCACTGCGGGACCTGCTGGGAAAGCCGTTCGAGTCGGCGAACATCGTGTACGTTCCCACGGCATCCGTCGCCGAGCCCGGTGACCACGGGTGGGTCGTCGCGAATATGAGCCGGCTGCACGATCTCGGCTGGCGGGAGTTCGACATCCTGGAGCTGAACGGTCTGCCTCGGCAGATGGTGCTTGACCGGCTGTTGCACGCCGACGTCATCTATGTCGAGGGCGGCAGTCACTACCATCTCGCGCGCAGCATCACCGGCAACGGTCTGGCCGAGGGCTTCCTGGAAGTGCTGGAGCGCCGGGTCTATGTGGGGGTGAGCGCCGGATCGATGATCTTCAGCCGGAATCTCACCGAACATTCCGCCGACGTCATCGGGGATGCTGCGGACCTGCACGTGCTCGGTGCTACGACGGTGGAGTCGCCATTCGGTTTCTTCGACTGGTATCTGAAGCCGCACCTGTACTCGCCGGACTTCCCGGAGCGGGACGACGCCTGGGCCGATCGAGTCGTCGAGCGGGCGGACTTCCCGATCTATTTCATCGACGACGACACGGCGATTCGCGTCAGCGACGACAAAGTGGACGTCATCTCCGAAGGCCGGTGGCGGTTTCATTCGTGA
- a CDS encoding aldo/keto reductase has product MRTTTLGPDGPEVGVIGLGCMGMSFGYDLATPRDEAELISVIHQALDLGMTLLDTSDVYGPLTNEELLGRALAGGHRERAVLATKVGALTRNSQGEPVPGLNNRPEHIRRSIDESLGRLGTDHVDLYYLHRADPNVPVEESVGALAEAVAAGKARHIGLSEVSVEQIKRAQSVHPITAVQSELSLWTRDWMTEVLPYCEEQGIAFVPYSPLGKGFLTGRFTSFDDLPQDDFRRGLARFQQKALRANFALAEKVRQLAERIGATPAQVALAWVLAQGEYVVPIPGTKTPKYLLDNAGAADVQLSAEDLAELDALPTPQGGRYF; this is encoded by the coding sequence ATGCGTACCACCACACTCGGGCCCGACGGACCCGAGGTCGGCGTCATCGGCCTGGGCTGCATGGGCATGAGCTTCGGCTACGACCTGGCCACCCCGCGCGATGAGGCCGAGCTGATCTCGGTGATCCACCAGGCCCTCGACCTGGGGATGACCCTGCTGGACACCTCTGACGTCTACGGCCCGCTCACCAACGAGGAGTTGCTCGGCCGGGCTCTGGCCGGGGGCCATCGGGAGCGCGCGGTGCTGGCCACCAAGGTCGGCGCCCTCACCCGCAACTCCCAGGGCGAACCCGTACCCGGCCTGAACAACCGTCCGGAGCACATCCGGCGCTCGATCGACGAGAGCCTCGGGCGGCTCGGCACCGACCACGTCGACCTCTACTACCTGCACCGCGCCGACCCGAATGTGCCGGTCGAGGAGAGCGTCGGCGCGCTGGCGGAAGCCGTGGCGGCCGGCAAGGCACGCCACATCGGGCTGTCCGAGGTGAGCGTCGAACAGATCAAGCGGGCCCAGTCCGTGCACCCGATCACGGCGGTGCAGTCCGAACTGTCGCTTTGGACGAGGGACTGGATGACCGAGGTGCTGCCGTACTGCGAGGAGCAGGGCATCGCCTTCGTGCCGTACTCGCCGCTCGGCAAGGGTTTCCTCACCGGACGGTTCACGTCCTTCGACGACCTGCCGCAGGACGACTTCCGGCGCGGCCTGGCCCGCTTCCAACAGAAGGCGCTGCGCGCCAACTTCGCCCTCGCGGAGAAGGTCCGGCAGCTCGCCGAGCGCATCGGTGCCACCCCGGCGCAGGTGGCGCTGGCGTGGGTGCTGGCCCAGGGGGAGTATGTCGTCCCGATCCCCGGCACCAAGACCCCGAAGTACCTGCTGGACAACGCCGGCGCGGCCGATGTGCAACTCAGCGCCGAGGACCTCGCCGAACTCGACGCGCTGCCCACCCCGCAGGGCGGCCGCTACTTCTGA
- a CDS encoding aldo/keto reductase → MKHINLGDLDVSRVGLGTMTMSGVYLSPGETPDDSESIRAIHRALDLGVTLLDTAEAYGPFVNEELVGRAIKDRRDQVVLSTKFGMYSHTSGGMGHIDGSPANLRTALEGSLKRLGTDYIDLYYQHRVDPNTPVEETIGALADLVTEGKVRHIGLSEAAPASIRRAHAVHPIAALQSEYSLWTRDVEAEILPLLRELGIGLVPWSPLGHGFLTGKIRATEHFEANDWRANNPRFTEENLKRNLRIVEEVEAVAAEVDATPAQVALAWLLAQGDDIAPIPGTKRVSRVEENTAADAIALTAEQLGRLNNLAPAAGDRLHEAGMRLVNR, encoded by the coding sequence ATGAAGCACATCAACCTGGGAGACCTTGACGTCTCCCGTGTCGGCCTGGGCACCATGACCATGTCCGGCGTCTATCTCAGCCCCGGGGAGACCCCGGACGACAGCGAGTCCATTCGGGCGATCCACCGGGCACTCGACCTCGGCGTCACCCTGCTCGACACCGCCGAGGCCTACGGTCCCTTCGTCAACGAGGAACTCGTCGGCCGGGCCATCAAGGACCGCCGCGACCAGGTCGTCCTGTCGACGAAGTTCGGCATGTACTCGCACACGAGCGGCGGCATGGGCCACATCGACGGCAGCCCGGCGAACCTCCGCACCGCGCTCGAGGGTTCGCTGAAGCGGCTCGGCACGGACTACATCGACCTGTACTACCAGCACCGTGTCGACCCGAACACGCCTGTCGAGGAGACCATCGGCGCCCTCGCCGACCTGGTCACCGAGGGCAAGGTCCGCCACATCGGCCTGTCCGAGGCGGCGCCCGCATCGATCCGTCGCGCCCACGCCGTCCACCCGATCGCCGCTCTTCAGTCGGAGTACTCGTTGTGGACGCGGGACGTGGAGGCGGAGATCCTGCCGCTGCTGCGGGAGCTGGGCATCGGCTTGGTGCCCTGGTCGCCGCTGGGCCACGGCTTCCTCACCGGCAAGATCCGCGCCACGGAGCACTTCGAGGCGAACGACTGGCGTGCGAACAACCCGCGTTTCACGGAGGAGAACCTCAAGCGCAACCTGCGCATCGTCGAGGAGGTCGAGGCCGTCGCCGCCGAGGTCGACGCCACCCCCGCGCAGGTGGCCCTGGCCTGGCTGCTGGCCCAGGGTGACGACATCGCCCCGATCCCCGGCACCAAGCGGGTCTCCCGCGTCGAGGAGAACACCGCGGCCGACGCCATCGCGCTGACCGCCGAGCAGCTCGGTCGGCTGAACAACCTCGCCCCCGCCGCAGGCGACCGCCTCCACGAGGCGGGCATGCGTCTGGTCAACCGCTGA
- a CDS encoding (R)-mandelonitrile lyase, with the protein MEILKKQPTSKAPADWFTGDVWWDVVYAGQEPSRARLNLVRFAPCARTDWHSHTLGQTLHIVSGIALIGGRDGRVIEARPGDTVHTPPGEEHWHGAAPDAFMEHLALWEGRGDGGPETTWLEKVTDEQYNGPRTSTC; encoded by the coding sequence ATGGAGATCCTCAAGAAGCAGCCCACCAGCAAGGCTCCGGCCGACTGGTTCACCGGTGATGTGTGGTGGGACGTCGTCTACGCGGGCCAGGAACCGTCCCGGGCGCGCCTCAACCTCGTACGGTTCGCGCCCTGTGCCCGGACCGACTGGCACTCCCACACCCTGGGCCAGACCCTGCACATCGTCTCCGGCATCGCCCTGATCGGCGGCCGTGACGGCAGGGTCATCGAGGCCCGCCCCGGCGACACGGTCCACACTCCGCCGGGCGAGGAGCACTGGCACGGCGCCGCCCCCGACGCCTTCATGGAGCACCTCGCCCTGTGGGAGGGCCGCGGTGACGGCGGCCCGGAGACGACCTGGCTGGAGAAGGTCACCGACGAGCAGTACAACGGCCCGCGTACCAGCACCTGTTGA